ACCGGCATCATCCGCGAGGCGGTGTGGGACCAGTTCTACGCGGCGATGCCAAAGGCGTCGCCGGCGCAGCGCCGCCGCGGGATCGAGTTGGCGCTGCAGGAGGCGCGCGAGTGGGGCCTGACCTCCGTCCAGGACAGCATCACCGCCGAAGACGACCCCAGCGAATGGAGCGACTTCCTCCTCTACGAAGACCTGCAAAGGGAAGGCAAGCTCACGGTGCGCATCACACGCTGGCTGAGTTTCCACGAACCGGCGGACACGCTGGTCAAGCACCGCGCCCATCACCCCCAGGACGACCCCATGCTACACACCGGCATGGTGGGCGAGGTCTATCTCGACGGCTCGCTGGGTTCGCGCTCGGCGGCTCTGCTCCAGCCCTATAGCGACGATCCCGGCAACACTGGCATCGTCCGCATGGAGCAGGGCGTGATGAACGACAAGGCCGCGGAGCTCGCCCTGCAAGGATTCCAGGTCGGCTTCCATGCCATCGGCGACCGCGGCGCGCAGATGGCGCTCGACGCCATCGCCCAGGCGGAGGTGCGCTACAACTGGCGCAACCAGAGCTCGGCGGAGGGTCGCCGCGGCAATCAGTTACGCTTCCGCATCGAGCACGACCAGGTGATCGACCCGGCGCAGATCAGCCAGTTCGCAGAGCTGGGTGTGATCGCCTCGGTGCAACCCTCGCATCTCTTGACCGACATGCACTGGGCGCTGGCGCGGCTGGGTCCGGAGCGGGCGAAGACGTCCTATCCCTGGCGGTCGTTCCTGGCCCAGGGCGTGCGCCTGGCGTTCGGCACCGATTTCGCGGTCGAGCCGATGAACCCCTTCC
The genomic region above belongs to Terriglobales bacterium and contains:
- a CDS encoding amidohydrolase; the protein is TGIIREAVWDQFYAAMPKASPAQRRRGIELALQEAREWGLTSVQDSITAEDDPSEWSDFLLYEDLQREGKLTVRITRWLSFHEPADTLVKHRAHHPQDDPMLHTGMVGEVYLDGSLGSRSAALLQPYSDDPGNTGIVRMEQGVMNDKAAELALQGFQVGFHAIGDRGAQMALDAIAQAEVRYNWRNQSSAEGRRGNQLRFRIEHDQVIDPAQISQFAELGVIASVQPSHLLTDMHWALARLGPERAKTSYPWRSFLAQGVRLAFGTDFAVEPMNPFRGLYAAVTRLSEDGKSSYYPEQKLTIDEAIEAYTVGSAYAEFAERDKGRLAPGMLADFIVLDRDITKTPPAQLLRTKVLETYLGGKSVYPRPPN